The following proteins are co-located in the Primulina tabacum isolate GXHZ01 chromosome 11, ASM2559414v2, whole genome shotgun sequence genome:
- the LOC142519313 gene encoding uncharacterized protein LOC142519313 isoform X1: protein MEKLQQQKYWRAVRSLISYKNATIVVCLLNIISALILLQGFLFPSPSSRLDSSNKGTALYRNIKESEDIRRSMVPVDLIRRVREIGKDVSVETESVKQKDVKQTAAEDLISKLNNFRSYSEAGNVKALEEWRKRKMERAKQRSMLWD from the exons ATGGAGAAACTGCAGCAACAGAAATACTGGAGAGCTGTTAGATCACTTATATCCTACAAGAACGCCACCATAGTTGTCTGCTTATTGAACATTATCTCTGCTCTGATATTGCTTCAAGGCTTTCTTTTTCCTTCCCCTTCTTCCAGACTTGACTCCTCTAATAAAG GTACAGCTCTATACAGGAATATCAAGGAATCTGAAGACATTCGTCGTTCGATGGTTCCAGTTGACCTTATCCGAAGA GTAAGAGAAATTGGAAAGGATGTGTCTGTtgaaactgaatcagtgaaGCAGAAAGATGTAAAGCAGACGGCCGCAGAGGACCTAATATCAAAGTTGAATAATTTTCGTTCATATTCAGAAGCTGGCAATGTGAAAG CCCTGGAGGAATGGCGTAAGCGGAAGATGGAACGAGCCAAACAACGATCAATGTTATGGGATTGA
- the LOC142518218 gene encoding glutamyl-tRNA(Gln) amidotransferase subunit B, chloroplastic/mitochondrial-like isoform X1 gives MALTLFRGLKTHSFRLYPSAYFAKQHGVFYCCIKSAHSQTATQERQQVKLKALSPEESTRFEVLKNYEAVIGIETHVQLSTLTKAFCSCPYNYGAEPNTSICPVCMGLPGALPVLNSKVIECAVKLGLALNCKLSLSSKFDRKQYFYPDLPKGYQISQFDVPIATGGYIDVDLPIEFGGGHRKFGVTRVHMEEDAGKLLHTGNGNYSQVDLNRAGVPLLEIVSEPDMRTGIEAAEYAAELQRLVRYLGVSNGNMQEGSLRCDVNISVRPIGQFEFGTKVEIKNLNSFSSMSRAIDFEISRQVSLHSQGQADQIVQETRLWEEGAQKTVTMRKKEGLSDYRYFPEPDLPGVTLTEEYVDNIRNSLPELPEIKRRRYEKLGLSIQDVLFLSNDVNVAAFFDATIATGADIKLATNWIMGDVAAYMNNEKLSIIDIKLTPRELGELIASIKVGIISGKIGKEILFELMAKGGTVEGLIKEKDLVQIADPSEIEKIVDKVLADNPKQLEQYRGGKTKLQGFFAGQIMKETKGKANPGLLNKILLEKLNSKS, from the exons ATGGCGTTAACACTATTCAGGGGATTAAAAACACATTCTTTTCGGCTGTATCCATCCGCTTATTTTGCTAAACAACATGGTGTATTTTATTGTTGTATAAAAAGTGCACATAGCCAAACTGCAACGCAAGAAAGGCAACAGGTTAAATTGAAAGCTTTGTCACCAGAGGAATCTACAAGATTTGAAGTACTCAAAAACTATGAGGCGGTCATAGGAATAGAGACGCATGTTCAGCTGTCCACTCTCACAAAGGCCTTCTGTAGCTGCCCTTATAATTACGGGGCTGAGCCAAACACCAGTATTTGCCCTGTTTGCATGGGGTTGCCTGGTGCCTTGCCTGTCCTCAACTCAAAAGTTATAGAGTGTGCTGTAAAACTTGGTCTTGCGCTCAATTGTAAACTCTCTTTGAGTTCAAAGTTTGATAGGAAACAATACTTTTATCCCGATCTTCCAAAAGGATACCAGATATCACAATTTGATGTCCCAATTGCAACTGGTGGTTATATTGATGTTGATCTTCCTATTGAGTTTGGTGGGGGTCATAGAAAGTTTGGTGTCACCAGAGTTCATATGGAAGAAGATGCTGGGAAGCTGCTTCACACCGGAAACGGTAACTATTCTCAG GTTGATTTGAATAGAGCGGGAGTTCCTTTACTTGAAATTGTGTCTGAACCTGATATGAGAACAGGTATTGAAGCAGCAGAATATGCTGCAGAGTTACAGAGACTAGTGAGATATCTGGGTGTGAGTAATGGAAATATGCAGGAAGGATCACTACGTTGCGATGTCAATATCTCTGTTCGTCCAATTGGGCAGTTCGAGTTTGGCACGAAG GTGGAAATAAAGAATTTGAACTCATTCTCATCCATGAGTAgggccattgattttgagattTCAAGACAGGTGAGCCTTCACAGTCAAGGTCAGGCCGACCAGATTGTACAGGAAACTCGCCTCTGGGAAGAAGGAGCTCAG AAAACAGTTACGATGAGAAAGAAGGAAGGACTTTCTGATTATCGTTACTTCCCAGAGCCTGATCTTCCCGGTGTTACTCTCACTGAAGAATATGTCGATAATATTCGTAATTCCTTACCTGAATTACCGGAAATCAAGCGGCGAAGATATGAGAAACTCGGGCTTAGTATTCAGGATGTTCTGTTTCTCAGTAATGATGTTAAT GTGGCAGCATTTTTTGACGCAACTATTGCTACAGGTGCAGATATAAAACTTGCTACTAATTGGATAATGGGGGATGTTGCTGCTTATATGAACAATGAAAAGTTGTCAATAATTGACATTAAGCTTACCCCCCGGGAATTGGGCGAGCTTATAGCGTCAATTAAAGTTGGAATCATAAGTGGAAAGATCGGCAAAGAG ATATTATTTGAGCTAATGGCAAAAGGTGGAACTGTTGAAGGACTTATTAAAGAAAAGGATCTTGTTCAG ATTGCTGATCCCTCTGAGATTGAGAAAATTGTGGATAAGGTCCTTGCAGACAATCCAAAGCAGTTAGAGCAATATCGTGGGGGTAAAACTAAGCTGCAAGGCTTTTTTGCTGGCCAG ATCATGAAAGAAACAAAAGGCAAGGCAAATCCTGGGCTTTTGAATAAGATTCTTCTGGAAAAGCTGAATTCGAAAAGTTGA
- the LOC142518218 gene encoding glutamyl-tRNA(Gln) amidotransferase subunit B, chloroplastic/mitochondrial-like isoform X2: MALTLFRGLKTHSFRLYPSAYFAKQHGVFYCCIKSAHSQTATQERQQVKLKALSPEESTRFEVLKNYEAVIGIETHVQLSTLTKAFCSCPYNYGAEPNTSICPVCMGLPGALPVLNSKVIECAVKLGLALNCKLSLSSKFDRKQYFYPDLPKGYQISQFDVPIATGGYIDVDLPIEFGGGHRKFGVTRVHMEEDAGKLLHTGNGNYSQVDLNRAGVPLLEIVSEPDMRTGIEAAEYAAELQRLVRYLGVSNGNMQEGSLRCDVNISVRPIGQFEFGTKVEIKNLNSFSSMSRAIDFEISRQVSLHSQGQADQIVQETRLWEEGAQKTVTMRKKEGLSDYRYFPEPDLPGADIKLATNWIMGDVAAYMNNEKLSIIDIKLTPRELGELIASIKVGIISGKIGKEILFELMAKGGTVEGLIKEKDLVQIADPSEIEKIVDKVLADNPKQLEQYRGGKTKLQGFFAGQIMKETKGKANPGLLNKILLEKLNSKS, translated from the exons ATGGCGTTAACACTATTCAGGGGATTAAAAACACATTCTTTTCGGCTGTATCCATCCGCTTATTTTGCTAAACAACATGGTGTATTTTATTGTTGTATAAAAAGTGCACATAGCCAAACTGCAACGCAAGAAAGGCAACAGGTTAAATTGAAAGCTTTGTCACCAGAGGAATCTACAAGATTTGAAGTACTCAAAAACTATGAGGCGGTCATAGGAATAGAGACGCATGTTCAGCTGTCCACTCTCACAAAGGCCTTCTGTAGCTGCCCTTATAATTACGGGGCTGAGCCAAACACCAGTATTTGCCCTGTTTGCATGGGGTTGCCTGGTGCCTTGCCTGTCCTCAACTCAAAAGTTATAGAGTGTGCTGTAAAACTTGGTCTTGCGCTCAATTGTAAACTCTCTTTGAGTTCAAAGTTTGATAGGAAACAATACTTTTATCCCGATCTTCCAAAAGGATACCAGATATCACAATTTGATGTCCCAATTGCAACTGGTGGTTATATTGATGTTGATCTTCCTATTGAGTTTGGTGGGGGTCATAGAAAGTTTGGTGTCACCAGAGTTCATATGGAAGAAGATGCTGGGAAGCTGCTTCACACCGGAAACGGTAACTATTCTCAG GTTGATTTGAATAGAGCGGGAGTTCCTTTACTTGAAATTGTGTCTGAACCTGATATGAGAACAGGTATTGAAGCAGCAGAATATGCTGCAGAGTTACAGAGACTAGTGAGATATCTGGGTGTGAGTAATGGAAATATGCAGGAAGGATCACTACGTTGCGATGTCAATATCTCTGTTCGTCCAATTGGGCAGTTCGAGTTTGGCACGAAG GTGGAAATAAAGAATTTGAACTCATTCTCATCCATGAGTAgggccattgattttgagattTCAAGACAGGTGAGCCTTCACAGTCAAGGTCAGGCCGACCAGATTGTACAGGAAACTCGCCTCTGGGAAGAAGGAGCTCAG AAAACAGTTACGATGAGAAAGAAGGAAGGACTTTCTGATTATCGTTACTTCCCAGAGCCTGATCTTCCCG GTGCAGATATAAAACTTGCTACTAATTGGATAATGGGGGATGTTGCTGCTTATATGAACAATGAAAAGTTGTCAATAATTGACATTAAGCTTACCCCCCGGGAATTGGGCGAGCTTATAGCGTCAATTAAAGTTGGAATCATAAGTGGAAAGATCGGCAAAGAG ATATTATTTGAGCTAATGGCAAAAGGTGGAACTGTTGAAGGACTTATTAAAGAAAAGGATCTTGTTCAG ATTGCTGATCCCTCTGAGATTGAGAAAATTGTGGATAAGGTCCTTGCAGACAATCCAAAGCAGTTAGAGCAATATCGTGGGGGTAAAACTAAGCTGCAAGGCTTTTTTGCTGGCCAG ATCATGAAAGAAACAAAAGGCAAGGCAAATCCTGGGCTTTTGAATAAGATTCTTCTGGAAAAGCTGAATTCGAAAAGTTGA
- the LOC142518532 gene encoding glutamyl-tRNA(Gln) amidotransferase subunit B, chloroplastic/mitochondrial-like, with amino-acid sequence MALTLFRGLKTHSFRLYPSAYFAKQHGVFYCCIKSAHSQTATQERQQVKLKALSPEESTRFEVLKNYEAVIGIETHVQLSTLTKAFCSCPYNYGAEPNTSICPVCMGLPGALPVLNSKVIECAVKLGLALNCKLSLSSKFDRKQYFYPDLPKGYQISQFDVPIATGGYIDVDLPIEFGGGHIKFGVTRVHMEEDAGKLLHTGNGNYSQVDLNRAGVPLLEIVSEPDMRTGIEAAEYAAELQRLVRYLGVSNGNMQEGSLRCDVNISVRPIGQFEFGTKVEIKNLNSFSSMSRAIDFEISRQVSLHSQGQADQIVQETRLWEEGAQKTVTMRKKEGLSDYRYFPEPDLPGVTLTEEYVDNIRNSLPELPEIKRRRYEKLGLSIQDVLFLSNDVNVAAFFDATIATGADIKLATNWIMGDVAAYMNNEKLSIIDIKLTPRELGALIASIKVGIISGKIGKEILFELMAKGGTVEGLIKEKDLVQIADPSEIEKIVDKVLADNPKQLEQYRGGKTKLQGFFAGQIMKETKGKANPGLLNKILLEKLNSKS; translated from the exons ATGGCGTTAACACTATTCAGGGGATTAAAAACACATTCTTTTCGGCTGTATCCATCCGCTTATTTTGCTAAACAACATGGTGTATTTTATTGTTGTATAAAAAGTGCACATAGCCAAACTGCAACGCAAGAAAGGCAACAGGTTAAATTGAAAGCTTTGTCACCAGAGGAATCTACAAGATTTGAAGTACTCAAAAACTATGAGGCGGTCATAGGAATAGAGACGCATGTTCAGCTGTCCACTCTCACAAAGGCCTTCTGTAGCTGCCCTTATAATTACGGGGCTGAGCCAAACACCAGTATTTGCCCTGTTTGCATGGGGTTGCCTGGTGCCTTGCCTGTCCTCAACTCAAAAGTTATAGAGTGTGCTGTAAAACTTGGTCTTGCGCTCAATTGTAAACTCTCTTTGAGTTCAAAGTTTGATAGGAAACAATACTTTTATCCCGATCTTCCAAAAGGATACCAGATATCACAATTTGATGTCCCAATTGCAACTGGTGGTTATATTGATGTTGATCTTCCTATTGAGTTTGGTGGGGGTCATATAAAGTTTGGTGTCACCAGAGTTCATATGGAAGAAGATGCTGGGAAGCTGCTTCACACCGGAAACGGTAACTATTCTCAG GTTGATTTGAATAGAGCGGGAGTTCCTTTACTTGAAATTGTGTCTGAACCTGATATGAGAACAGGTATTGAAGCAGCAGAATATGCTGCAGAGTTACAGAGACTAGTGAGATATCTGGGTGTGAGTAATGGAAATATGCAGGAAGGATCACTACGTTGCGATGTCAATATCTCTGTTCGTCCAATTGGGCAGTTCGAGTTTGGCACGAAG GTGGAAATAAAGAATTTGAACTCATTCTCATCCATGAGTAgggccattgattttgagattTCAAGACAGGTGAGCCTTCACAGTCAAGGTCAGGCCGACCAGATTGTACAGGAAACTCGCCTCTGGGAAGAAGGAGCTCAG AAAACAGTTACGATGAGAAAGAAGGAAGGACTTTCTGATTATCGTTACTTCCCAGAGCCTGATCTTCCCGGTGTTACTCTCACTGAAGAATATGTCGATAATATTCGTAATTCCTTACCTGAATTACCGGAAATCAAGCGGCGAAGATATGAGAAACTCGGGCTTAGTATTCAGGATGTTCTGTTTCTCAGTAATGATGTTAAT GTGGCAGCATTTTTTGACGCAACTATTGCTACAGGTGCAGATATAAAACTTGCTACTAATTGGATAATGGGGGATGTTGCTGCTTATATGAACAACGAAAAGTTGTCAATAATTGACATTAAGCTTACCCCCCGGGAATTGGGCGCGCTTATAGCGTCAATTAAAGTTGGAATCATAAGTGGAAAGATCGGCAAAGAG ATATTATTTGAGCTAATGGCAAAAGGTGGAACTGTTGAAGGACTTATTAAAGAAAAGGATCTTGTTCAG ATTGCTGATCCCTCTGAGATTGAGAAAATTGTGGATAAGGTCCTTGCAGACAATCCAAAGCAGTTAGAGCAATATCGTGGGGGTAAAACTAAGCTGCAAGGCTTTTTTGCTGGCCAG ATCATGAAAGAAACAAAAGGCAAGGCAAATCCTGGGCTTTTGAATAAGATTCTTCTGGAAAAGCTGAATTCGAAAAGTTGA
- the LOC142519313 gene encoding uncharacterized protein LOC142519313 isoform X2, with protein sequence MEKLQQQKYWRAVRSLISYKNATIVVCLLNIISALILLQGFLFPSPSSRLDSSNKALYRNIKESEDIRRSMVPVDLIRRVREIGKDVSVETESVKQKDVKQTAAEDLISKLNNFRSYSEAGNVKALEEWRKRKMERAKQRSMLWD encoded by the exons ATGGAGAAACTGCAGCAACAGAAATACTGGAGAGCTGTTAGATCACTTATATCCTACAAGAACGCCACCATAGTTGTCTGCTTATTGAACATTATCTCTGCTCTGATATTGCTTCAAGGCTTTCTTTTTCCTTCCCCTTCTTCCAGACTTGACTCCTCTAATAAAG CTCTATACAGGAATATCAAGGAATCTGAAGACATTCGTCGTTCGATGGTTCCAGTTGACCTTATCCGAAGA GTAAGAGAAATTGGAAAGGATGTGTCTGTtgaaactgaatcagtgaaGCAGAAAGATGTAAAGCAGACGGCCGCAGAGGACCTAATATCAAAGTTGAATAATTTTCGTTCATATTCAGAAGCTGGCAATGTGAAAG CCCTGGAGGAATGGCGTAAGCGGAAGATGGAACGAGCCAAACAACGATCAATGTTATGGGATTGA
- the LOC142519560 gene encoding zinc finger A20 and AN1 domain-containing stress-associated protein 10-like: MALISIGETTITSEKPTAGFAGGGCGFFGSEANRGFCSKCYGDYLKRQIAKSETDICQQQAVSESEPREINQISSRDLVNVTDGMNSCTVGTKKLKCGCCNKKVGLLGFGCRCGLTFCGSHRYPESHACSFDYKTAGRVALEKENPLCRGDKIRDRS; encoded by the exons ATGGCATTGATTTCGATTGGAGAG ACCACTATAACCAGCGAGAAACCCACGGCCGGTTTTGCAGGCGGCGGCTGTGGTTTCTTTGGGTCGGAGGCGAATCGAGGGTTTTGTTCCAAGTGTTACGGAGACTATTTGAAACGTCAGATAGCTAAGTCAGAAACTGATATCTGCCAACAACAAGCAGTTTCCGAATCTGAACCTCGTGAGATTAATCAAATCTCATCTCGAGATCTGGTTAATGTGACTGATGGCATGAATTCTTGCACAGTTGGTACCAAGAAATTGAAGTGCGGATGCTGCAACAAGAAAGTTGGATTATTGGGATTCGGATGCCGATGTGGACTCACTTTCTGCGGGAGTCATAGGTACCCAGAATCACATGCATGCAGCTTTGATTACAAGACTGCGGGAAGGGTTGCGCTAGAGAAAGAAAATCCACTTTGTAGGGGAGACAAGATTAGGGACAGGTCTTAG